A single genomic interval of Oryzomonas sagensis harbors:
- a CDS encoding protein-glutamate methylesterase/protein-glutamine glutaminase has product MRRLKVLVVDDSAFSRRTITKMLEGLECVEVVGYATNGEEGIHKVATLKPDLVTLDLEMPKMDGFTLLRILTVRYSTPVIIVSALSSADKVFKALELGALDFVAKPSSGASNDLLLIREDLQQKVLQFVNQGLPRLKQPPLPSHERGRGDAGAAKPGVVGQSPFDLVAIGASTGGPPALQFFFSAFERAYPFAVVVAQHMPSGFTHAFAERLNRASLFEIKEAVDGDLVLPGRVLIAPGGSNLVLELHNGRAVARVVPPTSADRYVPSVDVMLESCADIYKKRMIAVILTGMGNDGTKGVRKVKGQGGFVIAESDETAVVYGMPREAVATGLVDRVVPMQCVHREILAKGPFT; this is encoded by the coding sequence ATGAGAAGGCTCAAGGTGCTTGTCGTAGACGATTCCGCCTTCAGCAGACGCACCATCACCAAGATGCTCGAGGGACTTGAGTGTGTCGAAGTGGTCGGCTACGCCACCAATGGCGAGGAGGGGATCCACAAGGTGGCAACCCTTAAGCCGGACCTCGTCACCCTTGACCTTGAGATGCCGAAAATGGACGGATTTACGCTGCTGCGCATCCTGACGGTCCGCTATTCGACCCCGGTGATTATCGTGAGCGCCCTGAGCAGTGCAGACAAGGTGTTCAAGGCCTTGGAGCTGGGCGCCCTGGATTTCGTGGCAAAGCCTTCCAGCGGGGCCTCCAACGATCTGCTGCTCATCAGGGAAGACCTTCAGCAGAAGGTGCTCCAGTTTGTCAATCAGGGCTTGCCGCGGTTAAAGCAGCCACCGTTGCCGTCCCATGAAAGGGGGCGGGGAGATGCGGGCGCGGCGAAGCCCGGCGTTGTTGGCCAATCGCCCTTCGATCTTGTCGCCATCGGTGCCTCAACCGGCGGGCCGCCGGCGCTGCAATTTTTCTTCTCCGCATTCGAGAGGGCATACCCCTTTGCCGTCGTGGTGGCCCAGCATATGCCGTCAGGGTTCACCCACGCCTTTGCCGAGCGCTTGAACCGCGCCTCCCTGTTCGAGATAAAGGAGGCGGTAGATGGCGATTTGGTGCTGCCGGGCAGGGTGCTGATAGCCCCCGGAGGTTCGAACCTCGTGTTGGAACTGCACAACGGGCGGGCGGTTGCGCGGGTCGTCCCTCCCACGAGTGCCGACCGTTATGTGCCGTCGGTGGACGTCATGTTGGAATCCTGTGCCGATATCTACAAAAAGCGCATGATTGCCGTCATCCTGACCGGCATGGGAAATGACGGCACCAAGGGCGTTCGCAAAGTCAAAGGCCAGGGCGGCTTTGTGATCGCCGAATCCGATGAAACGGCCGTTGTCTACGGGATGCCGCGCGAAGCCGTAGCGACCGGCCTTGTGGACAGGGTTGTCCCCATGCAATGCGTGCACCGGGAAATCCTGGCCAAAGGCCCATTTACCTAA
- a CDS encoding chemotaxis protein CheW, with product MNLAKIRQKVQNREARERTVEAERISLDAPPLEAPSLQVAAAPSPVAADDRPSVADTAVAVIPESRQNPLPRRARNIDPLDIILAGRAAAGCDDDLPLASEGQVVAEVSEYEEILCFRISDEIYGINIMELKEIIKPRETTEVPRAPLFIMGVISLRGVIIPIFNMRERLGLPLGDRTGRERIVIAKRNEGFAGLLVDEVIQVVRIGKEEREPAPAVLEGIDRDFVCGIGRTGTMMIILLNVASITDINLC from the coding sequence ATGAACCTGGCAAAGATTCGGCAAAAAGTCCAAAACAGAGAGGCCCGGGAGCGGACTGTCGAAGCGGAGCGCATCAGTCTGGACGCGCCGCCGTTGGAGGCGCCTTCACTCCAGGTCGCCGCCGCCCCTTCTCCCGTTGCCGCTGATGATCGCCCGTCCGTTGCCGATACGGCGGTCGCAGTGATTCCTGAAAGCCGGCAAAACCCCTTGCCGAGGCGGGCCAGGAATATCGATCCTCTCGACATCATCCTCGCGGGGCGGGCAGCGGCCGGATGCGACGACGACCTGCCGCTGGCGTCCGAAGGCCAGGTGGTCGCCGAGGTATCGGAGTACGAGGAAATACTCTGTTTCCGGATATCGGACGAGATATACGGCATCAACATCATGGAACTCAAGGAGATCATCAAACCCCGTGAGACGACCGAGGTCCCCCGTGCCCCGCTGTTTATCATGGGGGTGATTTCCCTGCGCGGCGTCATCATTCCCATATTCAACATGCGTGAACGCCTTGGCCTCCCTCTGGGGGACCGCACCGGCCGGGAACGTATTGTGATCGCGAAGCGCAACGAAGGGTTCGCCGGCCTGTTGGTGGACGAGGTTATTCAGGTCGTGCGTATCGGGAAAGAGGAACGCGAACCCGCTCCAGCCGTTCTTGAGGGGATTGACCGGGATTTTGTCTGCGGCATCGGCCGCACCGGAACCATGATGATCATTCTGCTCAATGTGGCAAGCATTACCGATATCAACCTCTGCTGA
- a CDS encoding chemotaxis protein CheA: protein MADNNNPLISKAVRDFLAEAEEIVEHLGSELADLADVADNGDVDPDLLNAIFRGAHSLKGLAGMFGFADISELSHNMENLLDWLRLGKLKLDAGVIGVLLEAHDVLLSLVRSLPEGEGGGEPDGKISACTARINACLEEPNRDAAQASPLEALGLSEQVLKSLTEYEEHRLLENLSKGKNIYRVHASLELATFDQDLAAISDAIKTCGEIISTLPSMSSNMETNIDFDILAGSAHALEEFAPAVRHDSVTVALLNGDPEQPAAGAATAPPKNGNEEPANLPAPPDALPAPAPASPAAGTPPLSAKSISRTVRVDIGKLDELMNIVGELVLAHSSIAALAERLRNERFSRVAVELGKSAKVLERKLTDLQKGVMDIRMIPVGQLYEKMSRIVRTISREQGKKVELLFYGADTELDKLIVEDISDPMMHIIRNAIDHGIESPEKRLAAGKPEKGVIKISSFQKGNHVVIEVEDDGGGIDIDKVKDRALQKGFVQDLGAVSDKDALDFIFLPGFSTTDQVSEVSGRGVGMDVVRNNIAAISGMVDIETTKGRGTRFIITLPITLAIIKSLIISCAGRTYALPVTSVLESLLLTGGDIKTVERREVTQLRDTTLPLLRLEEFLCLNRRSDRPEEFYVVVVGVAEKRLGVVVDELLGQQDIVIKSLGDGFRRFPGIAGAADLGDQRTILVLDVGGMVNDTLRSGS, encoded by the coding sequence ATGGCTGACAACAATAACCCCCTTATAAGCAAAGCCGTACGGGACTTTCTGGCCGAAGCCGAGGAAATTGTCGAGCACCTCGGTTCCGAACTGGCCGATCTCGCCGATGTGGCCGACAATGGCGATGTGGACCCCGACCTGCTGAATGCCATCTTCCGGGGAGCTCACTCCCTGAAGGGGTTGGCCGGCATGTTCGGCTTTGCGGACATTTCCGAATTGTCCCACAATATGGAGAATCTTCTGGACTGGCTTCGGCTCGGCAAGCTCAAGCTCGATGCCGGAGTGATCGGAGTATTGCTCGAAGCCCACGATGTTCTGCTTTCCCTCGTGCGGAGCCTGCCCGAAGGGGAGGGGGGGGGCGAGCCTGACGGAAAGATCTCGGCCTGCACGGCCAGGATCAATGCCTGCCTGGAAGAACCGAACCGCGATGCGGCGCAGGCTTCGCCCCTGGAGGCCCTGGGGCTTTCCGAGCAGGTGTTGAAATCCCTCACGGAATATGAGGAACATCGCCTGTTGGAGAATCTCTCCAAGGGCAAGAACATCTACCGTGTCCATGCCTCCCTCGAACTGGCGACCTTTGATCAGGACCTGGCGGCGATTTCCGACGCGATCAAGACCTGCGGCGAGATTATCAGTACCCTGCCCAGCATGAGCAGCAACATGGAAACCAACATCGATTTCGATATCCTGGCCGGTTCCGCTCATGCCTTGGAAGAATTTGCGCCGGCCGTCCGGCACGACAGTGTGACCGTGGCGCTCTTGAACGGCGATCCGGAACAGCCGGCCGCTGGTGCGGCCACCGCTCCCCCAAAAAACGGGAACGAAGAACCGGCAAACCTTCCCGCGCCCCCGGACGCTCTGCCGGCCCCTGCCCCGGCAAGCCCGGCCGCCGGGACGCCCCCCCTGTCCGCCAAGAGCATCAGCCGCACGGTCCGTGTGGATATCGGCAAGCTTGACGAGTTGATGAACATCGTCGGCGAGCTTGTCCTGGCCCACTCCTCCATTGCCGCCTTGGCGGAGCGGTTGCGGAACGAGCGTTTTTCCCGGGTAGCCGTCGAGCTCGGCAAGTCCGCCAAGGTGCTGGAGCGCAAGTTGACCGACCTACAGAAAGGGGTCATGGATATTCGCATGATCCCGGTAGGACAACTCTACGAGAAGATGTCCCGCATTGTCCGCACCATTTCCCGCGAACAGGGCAAAAAGGTTGAACTGCTCTTCTACGGGGCGGATACGGAACTGGACAAACTGATCGTGGAGGATATCTCCGACCCGATGATGCACATCATCAGAAACGCCATCGACCACGGCATCGAGAGCCCGGAAAAGCGGCTGGCGGCCGGCAAGCCTGAAAAGGGCGTCATAAAAATTTCCTCGTTCCAGAAGGGAAACCACGTTGTTATCGAGGTGGAGGACGATGGCGGCGGGATCGATATCGACAAGGTCAAGGACCGGGCGCTCCAGAAGGGCTTTGTGCAGGATCTGGGCGCCGTTTCCGACAAGGACGCGCTCGATTTCATCTTCCTTCCCGGCTTTTCCACCACCGACCAGGTGAGTGAGGTCTCGGGACGCGGTGTCGGTATGGACGTGGTCAGAAACAATATCGCCGCTATTTCGGGCATGGTCGATATTGAGACCACGAAAGGGCGGGGTACCCGCTTCATCATCACCCTGCCGATCACCCTGGCCATCATCAAGTCCCTGATCATCTCCTGTGCCGGCAGAACCTACGCCTTGCCGGTGACCTCGGTGCTGGAATCGCTGCTTTTGACCGGCGGTGATATCAAGACCGTGGAGCGCCGTGAAGTCACGCAACTGCGTGATACGACCCTGCCGCTTCTCCGGCTGGAGGAGTTCCTCTGTCTGAACCGCCGGTCGGACCGCCCCGAGGAGTTCTATGTCGTGGTGGTCGGCGTAGCCGAAAAGCGGCTGGGCGTCGTGGTGGACGAACTGCTTGGCCAGCAGGACATCGTGATCAAGTCCTTGGGCGATGGCTTCAGGCGGTTTCCCGGCATCGCCGGAGCGGCCGATCTCGGGGATCAGCGCACGATCCTGGTACTGGATGTGGGCGGCATGGTCAACGATACCTTGAGATCCGGGAGCTGA
- a CDS encoding HEAT repeat domain-containing protein codes for MDNREDIRTALKSADEELRRAVIDSLRGRNLEDVGEFVFTAMGDGSWRVRKEAVNVFVAAEPSGHFIAELLELLRDEGNAGLRNSAAEAIVLLGARAALQLKTLAADPDAGVRKFVVDVMGGIGDVEFIPVLLAALYDSDVNVSAAAAEHLGTIGDAGVVPELLAAIAANENAFFRFSVLSALGKLGTPGPVPEEIKKLVGQDIFSKVLYDCLGSIGDHTAAPILLEGFLSSQKSARCAAVKAFNRILLRSGAMERQRLQGAVRRLSGGEVVPAFMELLEVEGHDTALAEAVTNLLGVIGDPRAAVPLLAAYLTERLSSLALNALSALGPAGMDTLREIYPNADEKVCGAICTLFGELGYPGGDDLIRSALRSPSPLVRRSAVQAAGRRGLSDCIPEIIGLLEEADDGFCGAIISCLQLLAQKDSNPVRAVARQLADSEQPQRRRDAASLFAALRDGDYLSRLVKDEDPSVRQTSAAAIGKLHIPSLQGVLQIALVDETPEVRMVAAEALGESGNAAALEPLRLALRDDDSRVQCAALKSMTRLEPAAILDVIEPLLPAAGGLLMITCLEVLESLGDAAALDLVETVLDNRDEELVILAFNILARHDKDRILRNAERLFAHHHAGIRYDTAVTLAGLAGQRPRAVLKNALRNEGNNLVRDLMKRLLKGGA; via the coding sequence GTGGATAATCGGGAAGATATACGCACCGCCCTCAAATCAGCCGACGAAGAACTGCGGCGCGCGGTCATCGATTCCCTGCGCGGCAGGAACCTGGAGGATGTGGGCGAGTTTGTTTTTACCGCCATGGGCGATGGCAGCTGGCGGGTGCGCAAGGAAGCGGTCAATGTGTTTGTGGCGGCAGAGCCCTCCGGCCATTTTATCGCCGAACTGCTGGAACTGTTGCGCGATGAGGGCAATGCCGGGCTGAGAAATTCCGCTGCCGAGGCTATTGTCTTGCTTGGGGCGCGGGCGGCCCTCCAGTTGAAAACCCTTGCCGCCGACCCCGATGCCGGCGTGCGGAAGTTCGTGGTCGATGTCATGGGGGGGATCGGGGACGTCGAGTTCATCCCGGTGCTGCTGGCCGCCCTCTATGACTCCGATGTGAACGTTTCCGCCGCCGCAGCCGAACATCTGGGCACCATCGGCGACGCCGGGGTGGTGCCGGAACTGCTCGCGGCAATCGCCGCGAATGAAAACGCCTTCTTTCGTTTCAGCGTCCTGTCCGCCCTGGGAAAACTCGGGACCCCGGGGCCGGTGCCGGAGGAGATCAAGAAGCTTGTCGGGCAGGATATCTTCAGCAAGGTGCTCTATGACTGCCTCGGGAGCATCGGTGACCATACGGCCGCACCCATTCTCCTGGAGGGCTTTCTCTCCAGCCAGAAGAGCGCCCGTTGCGCTGCCGTCAAGGCCTTCAACCGTATCCTGCTCCGTTCCGGCGCCATGGAACGTCAGCGACTCCAGGGGGCAGTGCGCCGCCTGTCGGGCGGCGAGGTCGTGCCGGCTTTCATGGAACTGCTGGAGGTGGAAGGGCATGATACCGCCCTGGCGGAAGCGGTAACGAACCTGCTGGGGGTTATCGGCGACCCGCGCGCCGCTGTGCCTCTTTTGGCGGCATATCTCACCGAACGGCTTTCGAGTTTGGCGCTCAACGCCCTTTCGGCTTTAGGCCCCGCCGGCATGGATACGTTGCGGGAAATCTATCCCAACGCCGACGAAAAGGTGTGCGGCGCCATCTGTACGCTGTTTGGGGAATTGGGCTACCCCGGGGGAGACGACCTGATTCGCAGCGCCTTGCGCAGCCCCTCGCCGCTGGTGCGCAGGTCCGCGGTACAGGCCGCCGGCCGGCGGGGACTATCGGACTGCATCCCGGAGATCATCGGGCTGCTCGAAGAGGCGGACGATGGCTTCTGCGGCGCCATCATCTCCTGCCTTCAACTCCTGGCCCAAAAGGACAGCAACCCCGTCAGGGCGGTTGCGCGCCAATTGGCCGATTCCGAGCAGCCACAGCGCCGCCGCGACGCGGCCTCGCTCTTTGCCGCCCTGCGTGACGGCGACTACCTGTCGCGGCTCGTCAAGGACGAGGATCCCTCCGTGCGGCAGACCTCGGCGGCTGCCATTGGGAAGCTCCATATTCCCTCCCTGCAGGGGGTGTTGCAGATTGCCCTGGTGGACGAGACCCCGGAGGTGCGCATGGTGGCGGCCGAGGCCTTGGGTGAATCGGGGAACGCCGCTGCCCTCGAGCCTTTGAGGCTGGCCCTGCGCGATGACGACTCCCGGGTGCAGTGCGCGGCCCTGAAAAGCATGACCCGCCTGGAACCGGCGGCTATTCTCGACGTGATCGAACCCCTGCTTCCCGCTGCCGGCGGTCTGCTCATGATCACCTGCCTTGAAGTGCTGGAGTCGTTAGGGGATGCCGCCGCCCTGGACCTGGTGGAGACGGTCCTGGATAACAGGGATGAAGAATTGGTCATATTGGCGTTCAACATCCTTGCCCGTCACGACAAGGACCGAATCCTGCGGAATGCCGAGCGGCTTTTTGCCCATCACCATGCCGGCATCAGGTATGACACGGCGGTGACTCTGGCGGGACTTGCCGGCCAACGGCCCCGGGCCGTTCTGAAAAACGCCCTCAGGAATGAAGGGAACAATCTGGTCAGGGACCTGATGAAACGTCTGTTGAAAGGGGGCGCATGA
- a CDS encoding CheR family methyltransferase: MSDDEFRVIRDSIYSHCGIFFDDDSKYLLEKRLARRLTALSLNNFREYYHFLKYDRNKDQEMMDIMDVLTTNETYFFRESFQLSAFTDEVVPELISVKSARGDRTLRIWSAGCSTGEEPYTIAMLLRDMPRLRGWKIEIIGTDISQRVLQHARRGVYTKSSFRATEERYIKRFFYEYDGGLKVTDDIREMVTISHLNLFDKIRMMMLGKMDLIFCRNVIIYFDLAAKKRVVEEFHRSLHDGGFLLLGHSESLMNVTTLFTLRHFKNDMIYQKPERSALGDDL; this comes from the coding sequence ATGTCCGATGATGAGTTCCGGGTCATACGGGACAGTATTTACAGCCATTGCGGCATTTTTTTCGACGACGACTCAAAATACCTTCTGGAGAAGCGTCTTGCCCGCCGCCTGACCGCCCTGAGCCTGAATAATTTCCGCGAATATTATCACTTTTTGAAATACGACCGGAATAAAGACCAGGAAATGATGGACATCATGGATGTCCTTACGACCAACGAAACCTATTTCTTTCGGGAATCGTTCCAGCTTTCCGCTTTCACGGATGAAGTCGTTCCGGAACTCATCAGCGTAAAGTCGGCTCGGGGGGACCGAACGTTGCGCATCTGGAGCGCAGGCTGTTCAACGGGAGAAGAACCCTACACCATCGCCATGCTGCTGCGGGACATGCCCCGTTTGCGGGGGTGGAAGATCGAGATCATCGGCACCGACATCAGCCAGCGGGTCCTTCAGCACGCCCGGCGCGGAGTCTACACGAAATCGTCGTTTAGGGCGACCGAAGAACGCTATATCAAACGTTTCTTTTACGAATATGACGGCGGGCTCAAGGTGACGGACGATATCCGGGAAATGGTCACCATCAGCCATCTCAACCTCTTCGACAAGATCCGCATGATGATGCTCGGCAAGATGGATCTCATCTTCTGCCGCAATGTGATCATCTATTTCGATCTGGCGGCCAAGAAGAGAGTCGTCGAAGAGTTTCACCGCTCCCTCCATGACGGAGGTTTCCTGCTTCTGGGGCATTCCGAGTCGCTGATGAACGTCACCACGCTTTTTACGCTGCGCCACTTCAAGAATGATATGATCTATCAGAAGCCGGAGCGCTCTGCACTGGGAGACGATTTATGA
- a CDS encoding chemotaxis protein CheW, with amino-acid sequence MKTDLQNIELACFSLGNRLFAVDIMRIKEIILPQKLSGLPRESDLLEGVINLRGELIPVMDMRNRFGMPKADERERVPGRLLIVSLQGQMLALAVDNVQEVITVPAGEIKPAPDITEGIGMEYVLGMCLSHEQMFMILDIDSLLAPSDMRLESLRG; translated from the coding sequence ATGAAAACAGATCTGCAGAACATAGAGTTGGCGTGTTTCAGCCTGGGTAACAGGCTCTTTGCGGTGGATATCATGCGCATCAAAGAGATCATCCTGCCCCAGAAGCTTTCCGGTCTGCCCCGGGAGTCGGACCTGCTGGAAGGGGTCATCAACCTGCGCGGCGAATTGATTCCGGTCATGGACATGCGGAATCGTTTCGGCATGCCGAAAGCCGATGAGCGCGAGCGCGTCCCGGGCCGACTCCTGATCGTCTCGCTTCAGGGACAGATGCTGGCTCTGGCGGTGGATAACGTCCAGGAGGTCATCACCGTTCCGGCGGGCGAGATCAAACCCGCTCCCGATATCACCGAAGGAATCGGCATGGAATACGTTTTGGGGATGTGCCTTTCACATGAGCAGATGTTCATGATCCTGGACATCGACTCCCTGCTTGCCCCCTCTGATATGCGCCTGGAGTCGCTTCGTGGATAA
- a CDS encoding ExeA family protein, with protein MYKAFFGFREKPFSKTPDPRFLFLSAGHEEALARLEFVLEEREIAVLTGEIGCGKTTLSRALMDRLGDGYRFCYIVNPRLTGLEFLRTTARLLDIEEPAALKDELLEQINTVVYDSYQKGICPVIVVDEAQMISDAEVFDEIRLLTNFQLDDRNLLAVIIMGQPELRPMLASSRFEPLRQRIALNYHLEPLTLEETMEYLDFRLEKAGGMPGLFTPDAVQKIFEITGGVPRKINSIATNALLVAYGNDAALIDSTVIDEIKDELMM; from the coding sequence ATGTATAAAGCCTTTTTCGGATTCCGGGAGAAGCCGTTCAGCAAGACCCCCGACCCTCGTTTTCTTTTTCTCAGCGCGGGGCATGAAGAGGCCTTGGCCCGCCTGGAGTTTGTGCTGGAGGAACGGGAAATAGCCGTCCTTACCGGCGAGATCGGTTGCGGCAAGACAACGCTCTCCCGGGCGCTTATGGACCGGCTTGGTGATGGCTACCGCTTCTGTTACATCGTCAATCCGCGCCTGACGGGACTGGAATTCCTGCGGACCACGGCCCGCCTGCTCGATATCGAGGAGCCGGCGGCGCTCAAGGACGAATTGCTTGAGCAGATCAATACGGTCGTCTACGACAGCTACCAGAAGGGGATTTGCCCGGTCATCGTGGTCGATGAAGCCCAGATGATCTCCGATGCGGAGGTGTTTGACGAGATCCGCCTGCTGACCAATTTCCAGCTGGATGACCGCAATCTGCTCGCGGTGATCATCATGGGGCAGCCGGAATTGCGTCCCATGCTGGCTTCGTCCCGGTTCGAGCCCCTGCGGCAGCGGATCGCCCTCAATTACCATCTGGAGCCGCTTACGCTGGAAGAAACCATGGAATATCTCGATTTCAGGCTTGAAAAGGCCGGCGGTATGCCCGGTTTATTCACCCCCGACGCTGTCCAGAAGATATTCGAGATTACCGGCGGCGTCCCGCGCAAGATCAACTCCATTGCAACCAATGCCCTGTTGGTCGCCTACGGCAACGACGCAGCCCTGATCGATTCGACGGTCATCGATGAAATTAAAGACGAACTGATGATGTAG